From one Leifsonia sp. 1010 genomic stretch:
- a CDS encoding AAA family ATPase, with protein MADRSDADAPEEHAPRDLVPADDELTPARSFEPSPSPSPSREPVLDVESTLSIAVDLPPTPPREIPEDEAAVAIDEVPVDPGFVASPAEPTTMSVAIVASRLATTPEPPEGAAAPADDVPPLLASDAFAGSRRDRLRGEQSGQPEPAAMLTADRLLEVNRKTRPGPEGPWQRFVYNVTFRTVNLGDSAKVRARKELDHRIQKHLEGGARFVPVLTRKGGVGKTTVTTLLGMALASAREDRIIAIDANPDRGTLSERVPRQTRSTVRDVVHKAASIGGFTDFSALVSRDETRLDILASDTDPMLSEAFDENDYNVVADLSARFYSIVLTDCGTGIVHSVMRATLQRADSLVIVSGGSVDEARLASETLTWLEANGYGELVRNAVVALNTATHATNLVKLEEIEAHFRSRVREIVRVPYDPQLAAGSVVSWKDLKPLTRLSARTLAALVVEGLPAERD; from the coding sequence GTGGCTGACAGGTCCGACGCCGACGCGCCCGAGGAGCACGCCCCGCGCGACCTCGTGCCCGCGGATGACGAGCTGACGCCCGCGCGCTCGTTCGAGCCGTCGCCGTCGCCGTCGCCGTCGCGCGAGCCGGTGCTGGATGTGGAGTCGACGCTGAGCATCGCCGTCGACCTCCCGCCGACGCCGCCGCGCGAGATCCCGGAGGACGAGGCCGCCGTCGCGATCGACGAGGTCCCCGTCGACCCGGGGTTCGTCGCGTCGCCCGCGGAGCCGACCACCATGTCGGTCGCCATCGTCGCCTCCCGTCTCGCCACGACGCCCGAACCGCCGGAGGGTGCAGCGGCTCCCGCCGACGACGTGCCGCCGCTGCTGGCGTCCGACGCCTTCGCCGGCTCCCGCCGCGACCGGCTCCGCGGCGAGCAGTCCGGCCAGCCCGAGCCCGCCGCGATGCTGACCGCCGACCGCCTCCTCGAGGTCAATCGCAAGACGCGTCCCGGTCCGGAGGGGCCGTGGCAGCGCTTCGTCTACAACGTCACCTTCCGCACCGTGAACCTCGGCGACTCCGCCAAGGTGCGGGCGCGCAAGGAGCTCGACCACCGCATCCAGAAGCACCTGGAGGGCGGCGCGCGCTTCGTGCCCGTGCTCACCCGCAAGGGCGGCGTCGGCAAGACCACCGTCACCACGCTGCTCGGGATGGCGCTGGCGTCGGCCCGCGAGGACCGCATCATCGCGATCGACGCGAACCCGGACCGCGGGACGCTGTCCGAGCGCGTGCCGCGCCAGACCCGTTCGACCGTGCGGGACGTGGTGCACAAGGCCGCAAGCATCGGCGGCTTCACCGACTTCTCGGCACTCGTGTCGCGCGATGAGACGCGTCTCGACATCCTCGCGTCCGACACCGACCCGATGCTCTCGGAGGCGTTCGACGAGAACGACTACAACGTCGTCGCCGACCTCTCCGCACGGTTCTACTCGATCGTGCTCACGGACTGCGGCACCGGTATCGTCCACTCGGTCATGCGCGCGACGCTGCAGCGGGCGGATTCGCTCGTCATCGTGTCCGGCGGCAGTGTGGATGAGGCCCGCCTGGCCTCCGAGACGCTCACCTGGCTGGAGGCGAACGGCTACGGCGAGCTCGTCCGCAACGCCGTCGTCGCACTGAACACCGCGACGCACGCCACCAACCTGGTGAAGCTGGAGGAGATCGAGGCGCACTTCCGTTCGCGGGTCCGCGAGATCGTCCGTGTCCCGTACGACCCGCAGCTGGCCGCCGGCTCCGTGGTGTCGTGGAAGGACCTCAAGCCGCTGACCCGCCTCTCGGCGCGTACGCTGGCCGCTCTCGTCGTCGAGGGCCTGCCCGCGGAGCGCGACTGA
- a CDS encoding pyruvate carboxylase: MFRKILVANRGEIAIRAFRAAYELGAETVAVFPYEDRNSMHRLKADEAYQIGEPGHPVRAYLDVDEIIRVAKESGADAIYPGYGFLSENPDLAEAARAAGITFIGPSASVLEMAGNKVTAKEHAIAAGVPVLKSTPPSRDIDELLAGADAIGFPIFAKAVAGGGGRGMRRVSSKDELRPALEEAMREADSAFGDPTMFLEQAVLRPRHIEVQILADGTGETMHLFERDCSVQRRHQKVVEIAPAPNLSEDIRQALYRDAVAFARSIGYQNAGTVEFLLDTAGERAGQHVFIEMNPRIQVEHTVTEEITDVDLVQSQIRIAAGETLADLGLSQETVHIRGAALQCRITTEDPTAGFRPDTGKITTYRSPGGAGIRLDGGTINPGAQISPHFDSMLAKLICRGRDFPAAVLRARRALAEFRVRGVATNIPFLQAVMEDPDFIAGNVSTSFIEERPELFKGRASKDRGTKVLNWLADVTVNQPNGPRPISADPAEKLPKIDLSAPAPAGSRQRLLELGPAGFAEALRAQKALAVTETTFRDAHQSLLATRVRTRDLVAVAPYVARMTPELLSVEAWGGATYDVALRFLGEDPWERLATLREALPNINIQMLLRGRNTVGYTPYPTQVTDAFVQEAAATGVDIFRIFDALNDVSQMRPAIESVLATGSAIAEVAVCYTGDLLDPAEDLYTLDYYLRLAEQIVESGAHILAIKDMAGLLRPSAAEKLVAAFRERFDLPVHVHTHDTPGGQLATLLAASRAGADAVDVASAPMAGTTSQPSASALVAALAHTERDTGISLSAVEDLEPYWEAVRQVYRPFESGLPGPTGRVYKHEIPGGQLSNLRQQAKALGLAEDFELVEDMYAAANRILGRIPKVTPSSKVVGDLALHLAAVKADPDDFAENPQNYDIPDSVVGFMAGELGELPGGWPEPFRTKVLAGKTVKVGVEDLSADDRSALEGSSEERRATLNRLLFPAPTRIYEQMRELFGDLSVVDTLDYLYGLKQGSEHVIEFSRGVRLYVGLEAIGEADEKGMRTVMTTLNGQLRPVFVRDRSIVVETKAAEKADSANPGQVAAPFSGVVTLQVAVGDTVTAGQAVASIEAMKMEAAITAPIAGTIERLAIPKTQQVDAGDLLVVIQPA, encoded by the coding sequence ATGTTCCGAAAGATCCTCGTTGCCAACCGCGGTGAAATCGCCATCCGAGCCTTCCGGGCCGCGTACGAGCTCGGCGCCGAAACGGTCGCCGTCTTCCCGTATGAAGATCGCAACTCGATGCACCGCTTGAAGGCTGACGAGGCTTACCAGATCGGCGAGCCGGGCCACCCGGTCCGCGCCTACCTGGATGTGGACGAGATCATCCGCGTCGCGAAGGAGTCCGGCGCGGACGCCATCTACCCCGGCTACGGCTTCCTGTCCGAGAACCCGGACCTGGCCGAAGCGGCCCGCGCGGCCGGCATCACCTTCATCGGCCCGTCCGCCTCCGTGCTGGAGATGGCCGGGAACAAGGTCACGGCGAAGGAGCACGCGATCGCCGCGGGCGTCCCCGTCCTCAAGTCCACCCCGCCGTCGCGCGACATCGACGAGCTTCTCGCGGGCGCCGATGCGATCGGCTTCCCCATCTTCGCGAAGGCGGTCGCCGGTGGCGGTGGCCGCGGGATGCGCCGCGTCAGCAGCAAGGACGAGCTCCGTCCGGCGCTCGAGGAGGCCATGCGCGAGGCGGACAGCGCCTTCGGCGACCCCACCATGTTCCTGGAGCAGGCCGTGCTCCGCCCGCGTCACATCGAGGTGCAGATCCTCGCCGACGGCACCGGCGAGACGATGCACCTGTTCGAGCGCGACTGCTCCGTGCAGCGCCGCCACCAGAAGGTCGTCGAGATCGCTCCGGCACCGAACCTGTCGGAGGACATCCGTCAGGCGCTGTACCGCGACGCCGTCGCGTTCGCCCGCTCGATCGGCTACCAGAACGCCGGCACCGTCGAGTTCCTGCTCGACACCGCGGGAGAGCGCGCCGGACAGCACGTGTTCATCGAGATGAACCCGCGCATCCAGGTGGAGCACACGGTCACCGAGGAGATCACCGACGTCGACCTCGTCCAGTCGCAGATCCGCATCGCGGCGGGGGAGACGCTGGCCGACCTCGGCCTCAGCCAGGAGACGGTGCACATCCGGGGCGCGGCGCTGCAGTGCCGCATCACCACGGAGGACCCGACGGCCGGCTTCCGTCCCGACACCGGCAAGATCACGACCTACCGCTCTCCGGGCGGTGCGGGCATCCGCCTCGACGGCGGCACGATCAACCCGGGCGCGCAGATCAGCCCGCACTTCGACTCGATGCTCGCGAAGCTCATCTGCCGCGGACGCGACTTCCCGGCCGCCGTGCTGCGCGCCCGCCGCGCGCTGGCCGAGTTCCGCGTGCGCGGTGTCGCCACGAACATCCCGTTCCTGCAGGCGGTCATGGAGGACCCGGACTTCATCGCCGGCAACGTCTCCACCTCCTTCATCGAGGAGCGCCCGGAGCTGTTCAAGGGGCGTGCATCGAAGGACCGCGGCACCAAGGTGCTCAACTGGCTCGCCGATGTCACGGTGAACCAGCCCAATGGCCCGCGCCCGATCAGCGCCGACCCGGCGGAGAAGCTGCCGAAGATCGACCTGAGCGCGCCGGCCCCCGCCGGCTCGCGTCAGCGTCTGCTGGAGCTCGGCCCGGCCGGGTTCGCGGAGGCCCTGCGTGCGCAGAAGGCGCTCGCGGTCACCGAGACCACGTTCCGCGACGCGCACCAGTCGCTGCTGGCCACCCGCGTCCGCACTCGCGATCTCGTCGCCGTCGCGCCCTATGTCGCGCGGATGACGCCGGAGCTCCTCTCGGTGGAGGCCTGGGGCGGCGCGACCTACGACGTCGCGCTCCGCTTCCTGGGCGAGGACCCGTGGGAGCGTCTCGCAACCCTCCGCGAGGCACTGCCGAACATCAACATCCAGATGCTGCTGCGCGGTCGCAACACCGTCGGGTACACGCCGTACCCGACGCAGGTGACCGACGCCTTCGTGCAGGAGGCCGCCGCGACCGGTGTGGACATCTTCCGCATCTTCGACGCCCTCAACGACGTGTCGCAGATGCGCCCGGCCATCGAGTCCGTGCTCGCCACCGGCTCCGCGATCGCCGAGGTCGCGGTCTGCTACACCGGCGACCTGCTCGACCCGGCGGAAGACCTGTACACGCTCGACTACTACCTCCGCCTCGCCGAGCAGATCGTCGAGTCGGGCGCGCACATCCTCGCCATCAAGGACATGGCCGGACTGCTGCGTCCGTCGGCCGCCGAGAAGCTCGTCGCCGCCTTCCGCGAGCGGTTCGACCTCCCGGTCCACGTGCACACCCACGACACCCCGGGCGGCCAGCTCGCCACGCTGCTCGCCGCCTCGCGCGCGGGTGCGGACGCTGTGGATGTGGCCAGCGCCCCCATGGCCGGAACGACCAGCCAGCCGAGCGCCTCCGCTCTGGTGGCCGCCCTCGCCCACACCGAGCGCGACACCGGCATCTCCCTCAGTGCGGTCGAAGACCTCGAGCCGTACTGGGAGGCGGTCCGCCAGGTCTACCGCCCGTTCGAGTCGGGTCTGCCCGGCCCCACGGGTCGTGTCTACAAGCACGAGATCCCCGGCGGCCAGCTCTCCAACCTGCGTCAGCAGGCGAAGGCGCTGGGCCTCGCGGAGGACTTCGAGCTCGTCGAGGACATGTACGCGGCGGCCAACCGCATCCTGGGCCGCATCCCGAAGGTGACGCCGTCGTCGAAGGTCGTCGGCGACCTGGCCCTGCACCTCGCGGCGGTCAAGGCCGACCCGGACGACTTCGCCGAGAACCCGCAGAACTACGACATCCCGGACTCGGTGGTCGGCTTCATGGCGGGCGAGCTGGGCGAGCTGCCCGGTGGATGGCCGGAGCCGTTCCGCACGAAGGTGCTGGCGGGCAAGACGGTCAAGGTCGGCGTCGAGGACCTCTCGGCCGACGACCGAAGCGCGCTGGAGGGATCGAGCGAGGAGCGTCGCGCGACCCTCAACCGCCTCCTCTTCCCGGCTCCCACCCGCATCTACGAGCAGATGCGCGAGCTGTTCGGCGACCTCTCCGTCGTCGACACGCTCGACTACCTGTACGGGCTCAAGCAGGGATCGGAGCACGTCATCGAGTTCAGCCGCGGCGTGCGCCTGTACGTCGGGCTGGAGGCCATCGGCGAGGCGGACGAGAAGGGCATGCGCACGGTCATGACCACGCTCAACGGCCAGTTGCGGCCGGTGTTCGTGCGCGACCGCAGCATCGTCGTCGAGACCAAGGCGGCCGAGAAGGCCGATTCCGCGAACCCGGGCCAGGTGGCCGCGCCGTTCTCCGGCGTCGTCACCCTCCAGGTCGCGGTCGGCGACACGGTCACGGCGGGTCAGGCGGTCGCCTCGATCGAGGCGATGAAGATGGAGGCCGCCATCACGGCTCCCATCGCCGGGACCATCGAGCGGCTCGCCATCCCGAAGACCCAGCAGGTCGACGCGGGCGACCTGCTCGTGGTGATCCAGCCGGCCTGA
- a CDS encoding ParA family protein produces the protein MHVLSVSSLKGGVGKTTVTLGLASAAFAKGLRTLVVDLDPQSDVSTGMDIQVAGHLNVADVLASPKEKIVRAAIAPSGWTKGRSGTIDVMIGSPSAINFDGPHPSIRDIWKLEEALANVEHDYELVLIDCAPSLNALTRTAWAASDRVAVVTEPGLFSVAAADRALRAIEEIRRGLSPRLQPLGIIVNRARVQSLEHQFRIKELRDMFGPLVLSPQLPERTSLQQAQGAAKPLHVWPGESAQEMAHNFDLLLERVLRTARIGEYATAQS, from the coding sequence GTGCACGTACTCAGCGTTAGCTCCCTCAAGGGCGGTGTCGGAAAGACGACGGTGACGCTCGGTCTGGCGTCGGCGGCGTTCGCGAAGGGCCTCCGGACGCTGGTGGTGGACCTCGATCCGCAATCGGATGTCTCGACCGGCATGGACATCCAGGTCGCCGGTCACCTCAATGTCGCCGATGTGCTCGCGTCGCCCAAGGAGAAGATCGTGCGCGCCGCGATCGCCCCTTCCGGCTGGACGAAGGGCCGTTCCGGCACGATCGACGTCATGATCGGCAGCCCGTCCGCGATCAACTTCGACGGACCGCACCCGAGCATCCGCGACATCTGGAAGCTCGAGGAGGCGCTCGCCAACGTCGAGCACGACTACGAGCTGGTCCTCATCGACTGCGCCCCGTCGCTCAACGCGCTCACCCGTACGGCGTGGGCTGCGAGCGACCGTGTGGCCGTCGTGACCGAGCCCGGCCTGTTCTCGGTCGCCGCGGCCGACCGCGCACTGCGTGCGATCGAGGAGATCCGCCGCGGGCTCTCGCCGCGCCTCCAGCCGCTCGGCATCATCGTGAACCGCGCGCGCGTCCAGTCACTCGAGCACCAGTTCCGCATCAAGGAGCTGCGCGACATGTTCGGGCCGCTCGTGCTGTCGCCCCAGCTGCCGGAGCGCACGTCTCTGCAGCAGGCGCAGGGCGCGGCGAAGCCTCTACACGTCTGGCCGGGCGAGAGCGCTCAGGAGATGGCGCACAACTTCGACCTGCTGCTGGAGCGTGTGCTGCGCACCGCCCGCATCGGCGAGTACGCGACCGCCCAGTCCTGA
- a CDS encoding MerR family transcriptional regulator yields the protein MSELSREDGVARYDLGLLFTDGLPEMDDVNGYRGAVAARAAGISYRQLDYWARTGLVEPTVRGAAGSGSQRLYGFRDILVLKLVKRLLDTGISLQQIRTAVNQLRESGVNDLAQTTLMSDGASVYLCTSNDEVIDLVSRGQGVFGIAVGKVLREVESSLVELDTQTDAMDELAARRAARTRAS from the coding sequence ATGAGCGAACTGAGTCGTGAAGACGGCGTCGCCCGGTACGACCTCGGACTCCTCTTCACCGACGGCCTCCCCGAGATGGACGACGTGAACGGCTACCGCGGTGCGGTCGCCGCCCGTGCGGCCGGCATCTCGTATCGCCAGCTCGACTACTGGGCGCGCACCGGACTGGTCGAGCCGACCGTCCGCGGTGCCGCGGGTTCCGGGTCGCAGCGCCTGTACGGCTTCCGCGACATCCTCGTCCTCAAGCTCGTGAAGCGTCTTCTCGACACCGGCATCTCGCTGCAGCAGATCCGTACCGCGGTCAACCAGCTGCGCGAGTCGGGCGTGAACGACCTCGCCCAGACGACGCTGATGAGCGACGGCGCGAGCGTCTACCTCTGCACGTCGAACGACGAGGTCATCGACCTCGTCAGCCGCGGGCAGGGCGTCTTCGGCATCGCGGTCGGCAAGGTGCTGCGCGAGGTCGAGTCGAGCCTCGTCGAGCTCGACACGCAGACCGACGCCATGGACGAACTCGCCGCTCGCCGCGCCGCGCGCACCCGCGCTTCCTAA
- a CDS encoding MerR family transcriptional regulator yields the protein MARPATRAADGAPALLSIGQVLARLTPEFPDLSSSKLRFLEERGLVSPARTASGYRKFSPADVERLRAVLAMQRDHYLPLKVIKKYFADLDAGLDPAFPGTAPAGSILAGTRRYRRDELLREAGADVELLQDAVSASLLPASDVYGDEALTVLRALAELRRSGIEPRHLRGFRAAAEREIGLIETALVPIARRNDVSSKARTAELAREIAAQLDVVRGSIIRSSIARLRP from the coding sequence GTGGCCCGGCCGGCCACCAGGGCCGCCGACGGCGCTCCGGCCCTGCTCAGCATCGGCCAGGTCCTCGCGCGGCTCACTCCCGAGTTCCCGGACCTGTCGTCGTCGAAGCTGCGCTTCCTGGAGGAGCGCGGGCTGGTGTCGCCGGCCCGCACGGCCTCGGGCTACCGCAAGTTCTCGCCGGCCGATGTGGAGCGGCTGCGCGCCGTGCTCGCGATGCAGCGCGACCACTACCTCCCGCTGAAGGTCATCAAGAAGTACTTCGCCGACCTGGATGCGGGGCTCGATCCCGCGTTCCCCGGCACCGCGCCTGCGGGGTCCATCCTCGCCGGCACGCGCCGCTACCGGCGCGACGAGCTGCTGCGCGAGGCCGGCGCCGACGTGGAACTGCTGCAGGATGCCGTGAGCGCCTCGCTGCTCCCCGCCTCGGACGTGTACGGCGACGAGGCGCTGACCGTGCTCCGCGCCCTCGCCGAGCTCCGCCGCAGCGGGATCGAGCCGCGGCACCTCCGCGGTTTCCGTGCGGCGGCCGAGCGCGAGATCGGGCTGATCGAGACCGCGCTCGTCCCCATCGCCCGCCGCAACGACGTGAGCAGCAAGGCCCGCACGGCCGAACTCGCCCGCGAGATCGCGGCACAGCTCGACGTGGTGCGCGGCAGCATCATCCGCTCATCCATCGCCCGGCTGCGTCCGTGA
- a CDS encoding FHA domain-containing protein produces the protein MPEDINPNGPADGADDAAKGPLRDAAGNEDTTARFGEEFISKMYPSGEVSPEEQEAIAALPSGSALLIVRRGPNSGARFLLDADVTTAGRHPNADIFLDDVTVSRRHAEFTRRGTSFEVRDLGSLNGTYYDGVRIESALLSDSAEVQIGKFRLTFYASRHDLAAAANG, from the coding sequence GTGCCTGAAGACATTAACCCGAACGGCCCGGCCGACGGAGCCGACGACGCCGCCAAGGGCCCCCTGCGGGACGCGGCGGGCAACGAGGACACGACCGCGCGTTTCGGCGAGGAGTTCATCTCGAAGATGTACCCCTCGGGCGAGGTGTCGCCGGAGGAGCAGGAGGCCATCGCCGCCCTGCCGTCCGGCTCCGCCCTGCTGATCGTGCGACGGGGGCCGAACTCGGGCGCCCGCTTCCTCCTCGACGCCGACGTCACGACGGCCGGTCGCCATCCCAATGCGGACATCTTCCTCGACGACGTGACGGTCTCGCGTCGTCACGCGGAGTTCACCCGCCGCGGCACCTCCTTCGAGGTCCGCGACCTGGGCTCTCTGAACGGGACGTACTACGACGGCGTCCGGATCGAGAGCGCGCTCCTCTCCGACTCGGCCGAGGTGCAGATCGGCAAGTTCCGCCTCACCTTCTACGCCTCGCGTCACGACCTCGCCGCAGCGGCGAACGGCTAG
- a CDS encoding CDP-alcohol phosphatidyltransferase family protein, producing MQGETAVVSSRVWTIPNVLSFFRLALVPVFLWLIIVGEDGLALLVLVFSSVTDFLDGFLARRLHQESRLGQLLDPAADRLYIFAALIGLCWREVIPWWLFVVIVARDVMLAVLGVILANHGFGPLPVHHLGKVATFCLFWALPLLMLGEAFEPLAPFSLPLGWAFALWGAFLYWWAGIVYIRETARVIRLPADDRGPRSDTLDGKEVDGA from the coding sequence GTGCAGGGTGAGACCGCCGTGGTGAGTTCGCGGGTGTGGACGATCCCCAACGTGCTCAGCTTCTTCCGGCTCGCGCTGGTCCCCGTGTTCCTGTGGCTGATCATCGTCGGGGAGGACGGCCTCGCCCTCCTCGTGCTGGTCTTCTCCAGCGTGACCGACTTCCTCGACGGCTTCCTCGCCCGCCGCCTGCACCAGGAGTCCCGTCTCGGGCAGCTGCTCGATCCGGCCGCCGACCGGCTCTACATCTTCGCGGCCCTGATCGGCTTGTGCTGGCGCGAGGTCATCCCCTGGTGGCTCTTCGTGGTCATCGTGGCGCGGGATGTGATGCTCGCCGTCCTCGGCGTCATCCTCGCGAACCACGGGTTCGGCCCGCTTCCCGTGCACCACCTGGGAAAAGTGGCCACCTTCTGCCTGTTCTGGGCCCTCCCGCTGCTGATGCTGGGCGAGGCGTTCGAGCCGCTCGCGCCCTTCTCCCTCCCGCTGGGCTGGGCCTTCGCGCTGTGGGGCGCATTCCTCTACTGGTGGGCCGGCATCGTGTACATCCGGGAGACGGCACGGGTAATCCGCCTTCCGGCCGATGACAGGGGCCCACGATCGGATACGCTGGACGGCAAGGAGGTTGACGGTGCCTGA
- a CDS encoding DUF72 domain-containing protein, translating into MAFARIGISGWTYAPWRGVFYPPKLPHRLELEYAAERLDSIEINGSFYSLQRPTSYRMWAERTPDEFVFSVKGGRYITHILRLKNARGAVANFFASGVLALGPKLGPLLWQLPPTLQFDAGEVDAFLGMLPRTTTEAAALARETTLKEDRTHLAAGEERPLRHAVEVRHASFDVPEFTALARAHGVAIVLADTAGRYPVIREATAGFVYVRLHGDEELYTSGYTDESLDRWAAELGAHLGEGRDVYAYFDNDVKVRAPYDAMGLRDRLAEWTPRPH; encoded by the coding sequence ATGGCGTTCGCGCGCATCGGCATCTCCGGCTGGACCTACGCACCCTGGCGGGGCGTGTTCTACCCGCCGAAGCTGCCGCACCGCCTCGAGCTGGAGTACGCCGCCGAGCGGCTGGACTCCATCGAGATCAACGGCAGCTTCTACTCGCTGCAGCGTCCGACGAGCTACCGGATGTGGGCGGAGCGGACCCCGGACGAGTTCGTGTTCTCGGTCAAAGGCGGCCGCTACATCACCCACATCCTGCGCCTGAAGAACGCCCGCGGGGCCGTCGCCAACTTCTTCGCCTCCGGCGTGCTCGCGCTCGGCCCGAAGCTCGGGCCGCTGCTGTGGCAATTGCCGCCGACCCTGCAGTTCGATGCGGGCGAGGTGGATGCGTTCCTCGGCATGCTGCCGCGCACCACGACCGAGGCGGCGGCGCTGGCCCGCGAGACGACGCTGAAGGAGGACCGCACGCACCTGGCCGCGGGGGAGGAGCGACCGCTGCGGCACGCGGTGGAGGTGCGCCACGCCTCCTTCGACGTCCCGGAGTTCACCGCGCTCGCCCGCGCGCACGGCGTCGCGATCGTGCTGGCGGACACCGCCGGGCGGTATCCGGTCATCCGTGAGGCCACCGCCGGATTCGTCTACGTGCGGCTGCACGGCGACGAGGAGCTGTACACCAGCGGGTACACCGACGAGTCGCTCGATCGCTGGGCGGCCGAACTCGGGGCCCATCTCGGCGAGGGGCGGGATGTGTACGCCTACTTCGACAACGACGTGAAGGTGCGTGCGCCCTACGACGCCATGGGCCTGCGTGACCGCCTTGCCGAGTGGACGCCGCGTCCTCACTAG
- a CDS encoding S4 domain-containing protein, which produces MAGSTPHATPDGGRSSVRVDSWAWAVRLFKTRSAASDACKAGHLKVNGDRAKPAQPVKVGDEVRALVGGVERIYIARRLITKRLSAAAAADCFEDRTPPPPPRTEAPAAVLRERGAGRPTKRERRLLEQLRGR; this is translated from the coding sequence ATGGCCGGCTCCACCCCGCACGCGACGCCGGACGGCGGCCGCTCCAGCGTCCGCGTCGACTCGTGGGCCTGGGCGGTGCGGCTCTTCAAGACGCGCTCCGCAGCCTCCGACGCGTGCAAGGCGGGCCACCTGAAGGTGAACGGCGACCGCGCGAAGCCCGCCCAGCCGGTGAAGGTCGGCGACGAGGTGCGCGCGCTCGTCGGCGGCGTCGAGCGCATCTACATCGCGCGCCGCCTCATCACCAAGCGGCTGAGCGCCGCGGCGGCCGCCGACTGCTTCGAGGACCGCACACCGCCGCCGCCGCCGCGCACCGAGGCACCGGCCGCTGTGCTGCGCGAGCGCGGCGCGGGTCGCCCGACCAAGCGCGAACGACGACTGCTCGAGCAGCTCCGGGGCCGCTGA
- a CDS encoding DUF1295 domain-containing protein: MHVEPFIVCLWILAAACLATWVLSLITNEHSWVDRIWSIVPVVYVWVFAGAAGLADVRLDLMAILVTLWGARLTFNFARKGGYAPGGEDYRWVVLRGRMGAAAFQVFNLFFIVIYQNMLLLLIALPAWTAFQHRTPLNALDVILAAVFLFFLTGETIADQQQWNFHRWKKLEVAAGREPSPRFLQAGLFRFSRHPNFFFEQAQWWVLFLFGCVAAGSLLQWTVIGPLLLTGLFIGSTVFTESISRSRYPEYAEYQARTSPVIPWFPGRGAGAARVSPESR, from the coding sequence GTGCACGTGGAGCCCTTCATCGTCTGTCTCTGGATCCTGGCCGCCGCCTGCCTGGCGACCTGGGTGCTGTCCCTCATCACCAACGAGCACTCCTGGGTGGACCGCATCTGGTCGATCGTGCCGGTGGTGTACGTATGGGTCTTCGCAGGCGCGGCCGGCCTCGCCGACGTGCGCCTCGACCTCATGGCGATCCTGGTGACGCTGTGGGGAGCCCGGCTCACCTTCAACTTCGCCCGGAAGGGCGGCTATGCGCCCGGGGGAGAGGACTACCGCTGGGTGGTGCTGCGCGGCCGGATGGGCGCGGCGGCGTTCCAGGTCTTCAACCTGTTCTTCATCGTGATCTACCAGAACATGCTGCTGCTCCTCATCGCCCTGCCCGCGTGGACGGCGTTCCAGCACCGCACGCCGCTGAACGCGCTCGACGTCATCCTCGCCGCCGTGTTCCTCTTCTTCCTCACCGGCGAGACGATCGCCGACCAGCAGCAGTGGAACTTCCACCGCTGGAAGAAGCTGGAGGTGGCGGCCGGCCGCGAGCCGTCGCCGCGCTTCCTGCAGGCGGGACTGTTCCGCTTCTCGCGGCATCCCAACTTCTTCTTCGAGCAGGCGCAGTGGTGGGTGCTCTTCCTGTTCGGATGCGTCGCCGCCGGATCCCTCCTGCAGTGGACGGTCATCGGGCCGTTGCTGCTCACCGGCCTGTTCATCGGCTCGACGGTGTTCACCGAGAGCATCAGCCGGTCGCGGTACCCGGAGTATGCGGAGTACCAGGCGCGCACCTCGCCCGTGATCCCGTGGTTCCCCGGCCGCGGGGCCGGAGCGGCGCGCGTGTCGCCCGAATCGCGGTGA
- a CDS encoding VOC family protein, producing MVTPLEIFSGFSVDDIAAAKSFYGDTLGLAISDGPMGNLDLQLPSGGHVFIYPKPDHSPATFTILNLVVEDIDAAVDDLNSRGVATAIYDDPSLPTDEKGVLRGRAADRGPDIAWFRDPAGNVISVLQN from the coding sequence ATGGTCACCCCACTCGAGATCTTCAGCGGCTTCAGCGTCGACGACATCGCGGCAGCCAAATCCTTCTACGGCGACACCCTCGGGCTCGCGATCAGCGACGGCCCGATGGGCAACCTCGACCTCCAGCTGCCCTCCGGCGGTCACGTGTTCATCTACCCGAAGCCCGACCACTCGCCGGCGACGTTCACGATCTTGAACCTGGTCGTCGAGGACATCGATGCAGCGGTCGACGACCTCAACTCCCGCGGAGTGGCGACCGCCATCTACGACGATCCGTCGCTTCCGACCGATGAGAAGGGCGTCCTCCGGGGCCGCGCGGCCGACCGGGGACCGGACATTGCCTGGTTCCGCGACCCCGCAGGCAACGTGATCTCCGTGCTGCAGAACTGA